Genomic DNA from Schistosoma haematobium chromosome 1, whole genome shotgun sequence:
TAAGACTAGTAAGAATCCGTGCTTGCAATAACTTTTAGCAGTGACCAGTTGAAAATAGTTGGAAAGTTTGTGTATCTGAGTAGTTATGTGAGTTTTAGTGGTAGCGTGACTGATGAGGTCAATTTATGTATTGTGAAAGCTTAACCTGTTAATGCCAATCTGAGCCATCTTAGGTGCCGTTGCAATAATAGTCTGATTGTAAGAGGTGAGAGTAGTTTTGTTTTATGCTCGCGAAACCTGGAATGTCCAAGCTGAGGATGTACGTTAACTCTGTGTTCGATTACCATAGTCCCTGAAGCATCGCTAACATTTAGTGTCAACACTACTAGTAACGATAATTCAattattgtggtgtgtgctacttatattgacataagtagcatatgatgttagtcgtgaacagaaggtcttgcagtagagagacaagaggatcgaacagtaaagaatggaaacaagatgcaatttgtatgaaaatgcaagaacaatgaagtcggAGTCAttctgagacaattggtggacattttgcaaattaagcattactttatgattgttagattttattaacaagtcttgtaattttgtgttaaatacattcaattgtccccactcgtgttctgttcactacagaatCACTATCCTGAAACACCGGCTTCGTTGTTATAGACTTCATTTACGAATGTGGTTCCATCGGCTTTCAAATCGTGCATTACTTACCGACACTGGGACTGATCAGTTTATGATATGAAATAAAGCTGTATAGGATTGACATATGTCAGTCCATCCCGATTCCTTGTTTTGGGTCCGAGAGATGATGTAATTCAGCAAGTTGCGACGTTATCAGACATAGTTCAGAACAGAGACCAATGATGATCGCGCTGTAGTTTTTATTCACAATTTTCATAAATGTGAGAgaaacttctttaactgaaagaatttcGAATCGTCTCTTTTATATTTGTTAACTGAACTATTTCTTCTAACATATACTGTTTTTGTTAactattttgttttttcttcattatctTTAAATGTTTCTTCCCAGTATCATCCATACTTTATGTGGAGTATTCTGTCTTTTCTGGCGTTTTTGTACCAGATTTTTTGTGCTTAAAAtaaacatatcaataaatacaTAGTCTATGCCTAATGCTTTCTATTATAACAGATCGATTGACATTAAGATCATATTACGAAATTTACAATGGCAATTTCTGATGAAACGAAGCAGATCAGaataaagaaatattaaaattatatgatAAATACTTTTtccaaaaataaatgaaactattCTCTTACCATTAGACCAATTGTGCCTAATACGGTTAAACCTAACGGTGAGAAACATTTGTATATAAGCATAGAGAAATAAGAAATTTCGTTATGTTCATTCAAATGACTCAATAATGtggatgatgatgacgacgatgaTAAATTGTTAGTACTATTCATTGGTTTTTGCAAATGATTTGAATATTGAACAGTTGAATTGAAAATGTTATCATAATGTTTGATTTCATAAGATGTTGAATGATTTAAGTATTCATAAGACTCATCATTGTAATCATTCTGACAATGGAATGTTTTATGATTAGCTTTTTGAAGTCGTTTATGATAATCAGTATCCATGTCATCATTgttaattttatgattattgaCATCACTACtatgattatcatcattattattggtAGCGACAGTGGTAGTAAGATTGTAATTCTTACTACTCAGTGGTAATCGAGAATAACGAATTTCATCCGACTGCTTAATGCCTTGTAGATAACCAGTGACAGCATAATTATCACCGCTGTTATCATCAACGGTATCTTCTAATACTCCAATTTGTCGTAGGGATTCGCACAGGAAGGCAAATATCATACCGTAAACAGCCGAATAACGATCGATTGACCAACGAAAAAACCATATTTTTTCATCATTATTGGTAACATCTTTCTGTGCTGGTGTATACTCACGatgatattgaaatatatacttTTGTGGTCTGAAAAGATTGTGTTCATTTGAAAATGTAAGAAAAATTCAATATATTACTATAAGCTATTAACACTACTGATT
This window encodes:
- the CASD1_1 gene encoding N-acetylneuraminate 9-O-acetyltransferase, variant 2 (EggNog:ENOG410VBKM~COG:S), with amino-acid sequence MIFAFLCESLRQIGVLEDTVDDNSGDNYAVTGYLQGIKQSDEIRYSRLPLSSKNYNLTTTVATNNNDDNHSSDVNNHKINNDDMDTDYHKRLQKANHKTFHCQNDYNDESYEYLNHSTSYEIKHYDNIFNSTVQYSNHLQKPMNSTNNLSSSSSSSTLLSHLNEHNEISYFSMLIYKCFSPLGLTVLGTIGLMFSCIYVFACSNRETCLHIHAYMCLIPIISYILVRNSFSSLRKIYSIFFAWIGDMSLELFIAQYHIWLSADAYGILVLLPGFPLINLTLTSFIFICICHEVHILTRRLQNYIIPNCPLKLVRNILIFTLVFHLITNSTLQMIQWDFS